The Microlunatus soli genome contains the following window.
GTGGTGCCGTGCTGCAGCAGCATGGCCGACATCCATCGCTGCGTGCCGCACTGGCGGTCGGCGCGGCAGCCGTGCTCCTGGTCGGCTATTTCGTGGTCTCGTCATCGATCACGGTGCTGCGACCTGATGTCTGCGGACGCTTCGTCTCCGATGCTCCTGCCATCTCACGCGCGGTCGGCGACGGCTGGCTGGCCAGCCCGCCGCACGGCGCCAATGTCGCCAATCCGTTCCTGCGGGTCGGATTCGTGGATCATGACGGCAGCAGCGGTCCGGTGCTGCACTCGTTGACCGGCGCCGAGCTGCCGCTGCGGCCGGCCCGTTCCGGCTGCTGACCGAGGCTGACAGCAGACCTGCGCGGCCCCAGCGGCGGATCAGGCCAGCGGGAGTCGATAGCTGTGACCGTGCTCGGTTTCGCCGACGATCATGAACCCCGCCGATTCGTAGGCCCGGCGAGATGCCAGATTGTCGTGGAAGATCTCACTGACTTCGACCGAGGGCCAACCCAATGCGCGGGCCCGCTCGATCAATGCGCCGATCACGGCCCGGCCGATGCCGCCGCCGCGATGGGCCGGCGCCAACACGATCGGCATCGCCCGGGTCTGCAGGCCGGCGTCGCCGATCGGGGCCCACCGTTGATCGGCGGTCAACCGTTCGATCAGGTAGAGCTCGCCGTGCTCGCTCAGGTACCGAACCATCGCCTTCAGCCTGCCCAGGTCGTACAGCTCGGCGCCGGGACCGTCGACCATCCGGACGGTGTCACGATCCCGATACCAAACCAACAGCTCGTGCAGCAGGTCGTCGTGCAGGTCCGACGGACCGACCGGGCGAAGTCGGACCTCCGGGGTCACCGGGATCACCGATGTCGCGTCGGGCATGATCAGTGCGGCGGCACCTCGGGTGTGCCATGGGTCGGTTCCCAGGCCTGCCAGGCCGAGTCGACCATCGCGGCAAGATCACGGGTCGCCGACCACCCGAGGGTGTCGCGGATCCGAGAGGAGTCCGCGACCAGGTTCGCCGGGTCGCCGGGCCGGCGGTCACCGATGGTCGGCTCGACGGCGTAGCCGGTCGAACGGCCGATCTGGGCCAGCACCTCGCTGACCGACGACCCGGTGCCGGTGCCGACGTTGAAGACATCGTGCGGGCGGTCGTCCTGACTCAGGTGGTCCAGCGCGGCGAGATGGGCCTCGGCAAGATCCAGCACATGGATGTAGTCGCGGATGCAGGTCCCGTCCGCGGTGGGATAGTCGTTGCCGTAGATGACCGGCTGCTTGCCGCTGGTCAGCGCTCGCAATGCGATCGGGATCAGGTTGAACGCGGTCGGGTCGCCGAGCTCCGGCCAGCCGGCCCCGGCGACGTTGAAGTAGCGCAGCCCGACGCCCCGCAGTCCCCAGGCTGCCGCAGCATCGCGCATCAGCCATTCGCAGACCAGCTTGGTCTCCCCGTACGGGCTGATCGGTGTGCTCGGGCCGTCCTCCCGCATCAACGATCCGGCCGGAACGTCGGGATTGCCGTAGGTGGCGGCGGAAGAGGAGAACATCAGCTTGTCCACGCCGGCATGCTGCATCGCCAGCAGCAGGTTGGCCATGCCACCGACGTTCTGCAGGTAGTACCAGGCAGGTCGCTCGGCCGATTCGCCGACCTGCTTCTTGGCGGCGATGTGGATCACCGACTGCACGCCGTACTCATCGATCAACTTCTCCAGCGGCTCGACCACCTCGGGCACGGACAGGTCGAGCTCCATCAAGGGGGTGTCGCCGACGTTGGCCGCGACACCGCTGCTCAGGTCGTCCACGACCACGACATCGTCGCCCCGATCCCGCAGCAGCCGAACGACATGGGCACCGATATAGCCGGCGCCGCCGGTCACCAGAACAGTCATGGCACCAACTTATCGGGTGACCGACACCACACGCGGACCCGTCACGCCCGGGTCCGACAGTTCGACGAATCCGATGGAGTGCTCAAACGAACCGGAAGGAAAGACGAATGCCTCGTCTCAATCTGAGCAAGACCTCTGCCGAGGGTTACCGGGCGGTGTACGGACTGGAGAAATTCTCCTCCGAACATGTCGAGTCGGAGATCTATCACCTGATCAAGCTCCGGTCCTCCCAGCTCAACGGGTGTGCGTTCTGCGTCGACATGCACGGCAGCCAGATGCTGGAGAGCGGCGTGCCGTTCCGCAAGATCAACTCGGTGGCGGCATGGCGTGAGGTCGGCTGGTTCAGCGACCGGGAACGGGCTGCGCTGGAGCTTGCCGAGCAGGTCACGCTGTTGCCCGGCGGTGTCCCCGACGACGTGTGGAACGCTGCGGCGGAGGTCTTCGACGAGACCGAGCTGGCCAACTTGTTGATCGCGATCGCGACCATCAACGTGTGGAACCGGCTGATGGTCAGCACCCAGGCCGAGCCGAATCCGCCGGCCTTGGCCGGCTGATCACCTTTCCGCCGGCAGCTTGTCGGGGTTGGACAGGTCGTAGATCGCGATGATCTGATCACCTTCGACGTCGAGGGTGATCAGATGCCGATTTCCGGCCAACGTGATCTCGATGCCGGGTCGGTCGTTGACAGTGATCATGCCGGCGGCGGTCAACCGGTTGCGGCGGCCGATGCCGACCAGGAAGCGGGCGATCTTGGCCGGCCCGATGATCGGGTTGCGGGCTGCCTTGACCCGTCCACCACCGTCGGAGTAGTAGACGACATCGTCGTGTAGCAGCTTGATCAACTCGGCGCTGTCGCCGTGCTCCGCTGCGACCAGGAAGCTGTCCAGCAAGCGGCGGGTCAGCCGCTGTTGATCATCGTCGGTGTCGGGTGCCGTGGGGTCGGAGGTCCTGCCGAGCCGTCGCCGGCCACGGTGCTCGTGCTGCCGGGAGGCCGCTGCGGAGATCTCCAGCAGGGCACTGATCTCGTCGTGGGAGTAGTCCAGGGATCGCAGGATGATCACGGCTCGCTGGGTCGGGGTCAGCGATTCGGCCAGCCGGAGGAAGCCGATCGACAGGTCGGCGCGTTGGTCGGCGACGCGCTCCGGACCGGTGCTGTCGTCGCCGATCCGTGGCTCCGGCAGCCAGGGGCCGATGTAGTGCTGCCGTTCCCGCTTCCGGCGACGCAGCAGATCCAGCGACCGGCGGATGGTGATCGTGGTCAGCCAGCCGGCGGGATTGTCCGGATCATGATCGCCACGGATCGACTCGACGGCGACGTCACCGATGACATCTTCGGCATCGCTCCAGGACCCGAGCATCCGGTAGGCGATCCGGGTCAGCCGCTGCCGTTCCTCCGAGAGCACCTCGACGACCGTCATGCTCCGATGATCGCACGGTGGCGCCGGACAGCACAGCGAGACTGGGCCCCGCGGAAGATCAGTCGTCGGCGTTCCGCGGCCGGATCCCGACGGCGTCCAGAAGTTTGCCGATCCGGGCGATCTCCTCGGCGTCGACAGGCATCAGTGGCGGTGCGGGTCGGACCGAATCGATCACTCCGAGGTAGCGCAGCGCCGCCTTGACCGCGCCGATCGAGGACGAGCTGGCGCTGATCCGTCCGCGATCGGGGACACCAAGGATCTCGAACAGGCCGAGCACCCGTTGTTGCTCGGCCTGTGCCTCGGCAAGCCTGCCGCTGCGGACCTGCTCGATGATCGT
Protein-coding sequences here:
- a CDS encoding sigma-70 family RNA polymerase sigma factor; protein product: MTVVEVLSEERQRLTRIAYRMLGSWSDAEDVIGDVAVESIRGDHDPDNPAGWLTTITIRRSLDLLRRRKRERQHYIGPWLPEPRIGDDSTGPERVADQRADLSIGFLRLAESLTPTQRAVIILRSLDYSHDEISALLEISAAASRQHEHRGRRRLGRTSDPTAPDTDDDQQRLTRRLLDSFLVAAEHGDSAELIKLLHDDVVYYSDGGGRVKAARNPIIGPAKIARFLVGIGRRNRLTAAGMITVNDRPGIEITLAGNRHLITLDVEGDQIIAIYDLSNPDKLPAER
- the galE gene encoding UDP-glucose 4-epimerase GalE, with the protein product MTVLVTGGAGYIGAHVVRLLRDRGDDVVVVDDLSSGVAANVGDTPLMELDLSVPEVVEPLEKLIDEYGVQSVIHIAAKKQVGESAERPAWYYLQNVGGMANLLLAMQHAGVDKLMFSSSAATYGNPDVPAGSLMREDGPSTPISPYGETKLVCEWLMRDAAAAWGLRGVGLRYFNVAGAGWPELGDPTAFNLIPIALRALTSGKQPVIYGNDYPTADGTCIRDYIHVLDLAEAHLAALDHLSQDDRPHDVFNVGTGTGSSVSEVLAQIGRSTGYAVEPTIGDRRPGDPANLVADSSRIRDTLGWSATRDLAAMVDSAWQAWEPTHGTPEVPPH
- a CDS encoding GNAT family N-acetyltransferase; its protein translation is MPDATSVIPVTPEVRLRPVGPSDLHDDLLHELLVWYRDRDTVRMVDGPGAELYDLGRLKAMVRYLSEHGELYLIERLTADQRWAPIGDAGLQTRAMPIVLAPAHRGGGIGRAVIGALIERARALGWPSVEVSEIFHDNLASRRAYESAGFMIVGETEHGHSYRLPLA
- a CDS encoding carboxymuconolactone decarboxylase family protein, translating into MPRLNLSKTSAEGYRAVYGLEKFSSEHVESEIYHLIKLRSSQLNGCAFCVDMHGSQMLESGVPFRKINSVAAWREVGWFSDRERAALELAEQVTLLPGGVPDDVWNAAAEVFDETELANLLIAIATINVWNRLMVSTQAEPNPPALAG